A single window of Rhizobium indicum DNA harbors:
- the gltB gene encoding glutamate synthase large subunit, whose product MMTKTPSMEVDRFAAAELRATANISKSASGLPKKQGLYDPRNEHDACGVGFVAHMKGQKSHQIVKDGLFILENLTHRGAVGADPLMGDGAGILVQIPDRFFREEMAEQGITLPPVGEYGVGHIFMPRDEKQIEHFKKVIKDVITEEGQVFIGFRDVPVDNSSLSKAPAIAATEPHHVQVFIGAGEDAENNDEFERRLFTLRKVISNRIYDEFDGEESNFYPVSLSSATVVYKGMFLAYQVGVYYKDLSDPRFESAVALVHQRFSTNTFPSWKLAHPYRMVAHNGEINTLRGNVNWMAARQASVSSPLFGEDISKLWPISYEGQSDTACFDNALEFLVRGGYSMAHAVMMLIPEAWAGNQSMAAERKAFYEYHAALMEPWDGPAAVAFTDGKQIGATLDRNGLRPARYLVTNDDRVIMASEAGVLPVPEEKIIQKWRLQPGKMLLIDMEQGRIISDDEVKSQLATAHPYRSWLNRTQLILEDLKPVEPRALRRDVSLLDRQQAFGYTLEDTRILMSPMATTGQEAIGSMGTDTPISAMSEKPKLLYTYFKQNFAQVTNPPIDPIREELVMSLVSFIGPRPNILDHEGAANAKRLEVRQPILTNGDLEKIRSIGHTEDRFDTKTLDFTYDIERGAEGMPEMLDRLCERAEAAVKGGYNIIVLSDRQIGPDRIAIPALLATAAVHHHLIRKGLRTSVGLVVETGEPREVHHFCLLAGYGAEAINPYLAFDTLLDMHAKGEFPKEVDASEIVYRYIKAVGKGILKVMSKMGISTYQSYCGAQIFDAIGLQSELIDKYFFGTATMIEGVGLEAIAAETVARHNAAFGTDPLLATTLDIGGEYAYRMRGESHAWTPDAVAALQHAVRGNAEDRYREFADMVNNSALRMNTIRGLFKMKSAEALGRTPVSIDEVEPAADIVKRFSTGAMSFGSISREAHTTLAIAMNRIGGKSNTGEGGEESDRYIPLANGSMNPERSAIKQIASGRFGVTTEYLVNADVLQIKVAQGAKPGEGGQLPGHKVDATVAKTRHSTPGVGLISPPPHHDIYSIEDLAQLIYDLKNVNPTADVSVKLVSEVGVGTVAAGVAKARADHITVAGFDGGTGASPLTSLKHAGSPWEIGLAETQQTLVLNGLRSRVALQVDGGLKTGRDVIIGALLGADEFGFATAPLIAAGCIMMRKCHLNTCPVGVATQDPVLRKRFKGAPEHVINYFFFVANEVREILASLGFTRLDQIIGASELLEKDEMLNHWKAKGLDFSRIFHKVDAPKEETFWTSRQKHPIDDILDRVLIEQAQPALTAKTPVAFEVGIKNVDRSVGAMLSGEVAKRYRHRGLKEDTINVTLRGTAGQSFGAFLARGVTFNLIGDGNDYVGKGLSGGKIIIRPPENSRIVAEDSIIVGNTVLYGATEGECYFRGVAGERFAVRNSGAIAIVEGVGDHGCEYMTGGVVVVLGATGRNFAAGMSGGVAYVLDETGDFASRCNMAMVELEPVPEEDDMLEKLHHHGGDLMHKGRVDVSGDMTRHDEERLYQLISNHLHYTGSARATEILDNWADYRPKFRKVMPVEYRRALEEMERSRMGIAAE is encoded by the coding sequence ATGATGACGAAGACGCCATCCATGGAAGTTGACCGGTTTGCTGCTGCAGAGCTGCGCGCGACGGCCAATATCTCCAAATCCGCCTCCGGCCTGCCGAAGAAACAGGGCCTCTACGATCCGCGCAACGAACATGATGCCTGCGGCGTCGGCTTCGTCGCGCATATGAAGGGCCAGAAGTCGCACCAGATCGTCAAGGATGGCCTGTTCATTCTCGAGAACCTGACGCATCGCGGCGCCGTCGGCGCCGATCCGCTGATGGGTGACGGCGCCGGCATCCTGGTGCAGATCCCCGACCGTTTCTTCCGCGAGGAGATGGCCGAGCAGGGCATCACCCTGCCGCCGGTCGGCGAATATGGCGTCGGCCATATCTTCATGCCGCGCGATGAAAAGCAGATCGAGCACTTCAAGAAGGTGATCAAGGATGTCATCACCGAGGAAGGTCAGGTCTTCATCGGCTTCCGCGACGTGCCGGTCGACAATTCGTCGCTCTCCAAGGCGCCGGCCATTGCCGCCACCGAGCCGCATCATGTGCAGGTCTTCATCGGCGCCGGTGAGGATGCCGAAAACAACGACGAGTTCGAGCGCCGGCTGTTCACGCTGCGCAAGGTGATCTCCAACCGTATCTATGACGAGTTCGACGGCGAGGAGAGCAATTTCTATCCGGTGTCGCTGTCGTCGGCGACGGTGGTCTACAAGGGCATGTTCCTGGCTTATCAGGTCGGCGTCTATTACAAGGACCTGTCGGATCCGCGTTTTGAAAGCGCGGTCGCCCTGGTGCACCAGCGCTTCTCGACCAACACCTTCCCGTCATGGAAGCTCGCGCATCCCTACCGCATGGTCGCCCATAACGGCGAGATCAACACGCTGCGCGGCAACGTCAACTGGATGGCGGCGCGCCAGGCGTCGGTCTCCTCACCGCTGTTCGGCGAGGACATCTCCAAGCTCTGGCCGATCTCCTACGAGGGGCAGTCGGACACGGCCTGCTTTGACAACGCGCTCGAATTCCTGGTGCGCGGCGGTTATTCGATGGCGCATGCCGTGATGATGCTGATCCCGGAAGCCTGGGCCGGCAACCAGTCGATGGCGGCCGAACGCAAGGCCTTCTACGAATATCATGCGGCGCTGATGGAGCCCTGGGACGGGCCGGCTGCCGTCGCCTTCACCGACGGCAAGCAGATCGGCGCGACGCTCGACCGCAACGGCCTGCGGCCGGCGCGCTACCTCGTCACGAATGACGACCGCGTCATCATGGCGTCCGAAGCCGGCGTGCTGCCGGTTCCGGAGGAGAAGATCATCCAGAAGTGGCGCCTGCAGCCGGGCAAGATGCTGCTGATCGACATGGAACAAGGCCGCATCATTTCCGACGACGAGGTGAAGTCGCAACTGGCGACGGCGCATCCCTATCGCAGCTGGCTCAATCGCACCCAGCTCATCCTCGAAGACCTGAAGCCGGTGGAACCGCGGGCACTGCGCCGCGACGTCTCGCTGCTCGACCGCCAGCAGGCCTTCGGCTACACGCTCGAGGACACACGCATCCTGATGTCGCCGATGGCGACGACCGGCCAGGAAGCGATCGGCTCGATGGGCACGGATACGCCGATCTCGGCGATGTCGGAAAAGCCGAAGCTGCTCTACACCTATTTCAAGCAGAACTTCGCGCAGGTGACCAACCCGCCGATCGACCCGATCCGCGAGGAACTGGTCATGAGCCTGGTTTCCTTCATCGGGCCGCGGCCGAACATTCTCGACCATGAGGGGGCGGCCAACGCCAAGCGGCTCGAGGTTCGTCAGCCGATCCTGACCAATGGCGATCTCGAAAAGATCCGCTCGATCGGTCATACGGAAGACCGTTTCGACACCAAGACGCTCGATTTCACCTATGATATCGAGCGTGGTGCCGAAGGCATGCCCGAAATGCTCGACCGGCTCTGCGAGCGCGCGGAAGCGGCCGTCAAGGGCGGCTACAACATCATCGTGCTCTCCGACCGCCAGATCGGGCCGGACCGGATCGCGATTCCTGCTTTGCTCGCCACAGCTGCCGTGCATCACCATCTGATCCGCAAGGGGCTGCGCACCTCGGTCGGTCTCGTCGTCGAGACCGGAGAGCCGCGCGAAGTCCATCATTTCTGCCTGCTTGCCGGCTACGGCGCCGAGGCGATCAACCCCTATCTCGCCTTCGACACGCTGCTCGACATGCATGCCAAGGGCGAATTCCCGAAGGAAGTGGATGCTTCCGAAATCGTCTACCGCTACATCAAGGCGGTCGGCAAAGGCATCCTCAAGGTCATGTCGAAGATGGGCATCTCGACCTACCAGTCCTATTGTGGCGCGCAGATCTTCGATGCGATCGGCCTGCAGTCGGAACTGATCGACAAGTATTTCTTCGGAACCGCGACGATGATCGAAGGCGTCGGCCTCGAGGCGATCGCCGCGGAAACCGTCGCCCGCCATAATGCGGCCTTCGGCACCGATCCGCTTCTTGCCACGACGCTCGATATCGGCGGCGAATATGCCTACCGCATGCGCGGTGAAAGCCATGCCTGGACGCCGGATGCGGTCGCAGCCCTCCAGCATGCCGTGCGCGGCAATGCCGAGGACCGCTACCGCGAATTCGCCGACATGGTGAACAATTCGGCGCTGCGCATGAACACGATCCGCGGGCTCTTCAAGATGAAGAGCGCCGAGGCGCTCGGCCGTACGCCGGTATCGATCGACGAGGTCGAGCCGGCGGCCGATATCGTCAAGCGTTTCTCGACGGGGGCGATGTCCTTCGGATCGATTTCCAGGGAGGCGCATACGACACTGGCGATCGCCATGAACCGGATCGGCGGCAAGTCGAACACCGGCGAGGGCGGCGAAGAATCCGACCGCTATATACCGCTGGCCAATGGTTCGATGAACCCGGAGCGTTCGGCGATCAAGCAGATCGCCTCGGGCCGCTTCGGGGTGACCACCGAATATCTCGTCAATGCCGACGTGCTGCAGATCAAGGTGGCGCAGGGCGCCAAGCCTGGCGAAGGTGGCCAGCTGCCGGGTCACAAGGTTGACGCGACGGTTGCCAAGACCCGCCACTCGACACCGGGCGTCGGCTTGATTTCGCCGCCGCCGCACCACGACATCTATTCCATCGAAGATCTGGCGCAGCTGATCTACGATCTGAAGAACGTCAACCCGACTGCCGATGTTTCGGTCAAGCTGGTCTCGGAAGTCGGCGTCGGTACGGTCGCTGCCGGCGTCGCCAAGGCGCGCGCCGACCATATCACGGTCGCCGGCTTCGACGGCGGCACCGGTGCCTCACCGCTGACCTCGCTCAAACATGCCGGCAGCCCCTGGGAAATCGGCCTTGCCGAGACCCAGCAGACTCTGGTGCTGAACGGCTTGCGTTCGCGCGTCGCCCTGCAGGTGGACGGCGGCCTGAAGACCGGCCGCGACGTTATTATCGGAGCGCTGCTTGGAGCCGACGAGTTCGGCTTTGCCACCGCGCCGCTGATTGCCGCCGGCTGCATCATGATGCGCAAGTGCCATCTCAACACCTGTCCGGTGGGTGTGGCGACCCAGGATCCGGTGCTGCGCAAGCGCTTCAAGGGCGCGCCGGAGCACGTCATCAACTACTTCTTCTTCGTCGCCAACGAAGTGCGCGAAATCCTCGCCTCGCTGGGCTTCACCCGGCTCGACCAGATCATCGGCGCCTCGGAGCTGCTGGAGAAGGACGAGATGCTGAACCACTGGAAGGCGAAGGGCCTCGACTTCAGCCGCATCTTCCACAAGGTCGACGCTCCCAAGGAAGAGACCTTCTGGACGAGCCGGCAGAAGCACCCGATCGACGACATTCTCGACCGCGTGCTGATCGAACAGGCGCAGCCGGCACTGACGGCCAAGACGCCCGTTGCCTTCGAGGTCGGCATCAAGAACGTCGACCGGTCGGTGGGCGCGATGCTTTCCGGCGAGGTCGCCAAGCGTTATCGCCATCGCGGTCTGAAGGAAGACACGATCAACGTGACGCTTCGCGGCACGGCGGGGCAGAGCTTCGGCGCCTTCCTGGCGCGCGGCGTCACCTTCAACCTGATCGGTGACGGCAACGACTATGTCGGCAAGGGCCTTTCGGGCGGCAAGATCATCATCAGGCCGCCGGAGAATTCGAGGATCGTCGCCGAGGACTCGATCATCGTCGGCAACACCGTGCTTTATGGTGCGACCGAGGGCGAATGCTACTTCCGCGGTGTGGCGGGCGAACGTTTCGCCGTGCGCAATTCGGGCGCGATCGCCATCGTCGAGGGTGTCGGCGACCATGGCTGCGAATACATGACCGGCGGCGTCGTCGTTGTGCTCGGCGCCACGGGCCGCAACTTCGCAGCCGGCATGTCCGGCGGTGTCGCCTACGTGCTCGATGAAACCGGTGATTTCGCCAGCCGCTGCAACATGGCAATGGTCGAGCTCGAGCCGGTGCCCGAGGAGGACGACATGCTGGAGAAGCTGCATCATCACGGCGGTGATCTCATGCACAAGGGACGCGTCGACGTCTCTGGCGACATGACGCGCCATGACGAGGAGCGCCTTTACCAGCTGATCTCCAACCATCTGCATTATACGGGCTCGGCCCGCGCCACTGAGATCCTCGACAACTGGGCCGATTACCGGCCGAAATTCCGCAAGGTCATGCCGGTCGAATACCGGCGTGCGCTCGAGGAAATGGAGCGCAGCCGGATGGGCATCGCCGCGGAATGA